Proteins encoded within one genomic window of Pectobacterium araliae:
- the araH gene encoding L-arabinose ABC transporter permease AraH has product MSTVTSTTSEKKKESMGLSRIWDNYGMLVVFAVLFLGCAIFVPNFASFINMKGLGLAISMSGMVACGMLFCLASGDFDLSVASIIACAGVATAVVINISESLWIGVGAGLLLGVAFGLLNGFVIARLKINALITTLATMQIARGLAYIISDGKAVGIEDERFFELGYANWLGLPAPIWITIGCMILFGLLLNKTTFGRNTLAIGGNEEAARLAGVPVVRTKIIIFALSGLVSAAAGIILASRMTSGQPMTSIGYELIVISACVLGGVSLKGGIGKISYVVAGVLILGTVENAMNLLNISPFSQYVVRGLILLAAVIFDRYKQLAKKTV; this is encoded by the coding sequence ATGTCAACGGTTACGTCTACAACCTCAGAAAAAAAGAAAGAGAGTATGGGATTATCCCGCATTTGGGATAACTACGGCATGCTCGTTGTCTTTGCCGTATTGTTTCTTGGCTGCGCGATTTTTGTGCCGAATTTTGCTTCGTTTATCAACATGAAAGGGCTGGGACTGGCGATTTCCATGTCCGGTATGGTGGCTTGCGGGATGCTGTTCTGTCTGGCTTCCGGCGACTTTGACCTGTCGGTGGCTTCTATTATCGCCTGTGCCGGGGTGGCGACGGCGGTGGTGATTAATATCAGTGAAAGCCTGTGGATCGGCGTCGGTGCCGGGCTGCTGCTGGGCGTGGCGTTCGGTTTACTCAACGGTTTCGTGATTGCCCGTTTGAAGATCAATGCGCTGATCACCACGCTGGCGACAATGCAGATTGCGCGTGGTCTGGCGTACATCATTTCCGATGGCAAAGCGGTAGGGATTGAAGATGAGCGTTTCTTCGAACTGGGTTATGCCAACTGGCTGGGCTTGCCTGCGCCAATCTGGATCACCATCGGCTGTATGATTTTGTTTGGCCTGCTGTTGAACAAAACCACGTTTGGCCGTAATACGCTGGCGATTGGGGGCAATGAAGAAGCGGCACGTCTGGCTGGGGTGCCGGTTGTGCGTACTAAGATCATCATTTTCGCTTTGTCTGGTCTGGTATCAGCGGCGGCGGGGATCATTCTGGCCTCGCGTATGACGAGTGGCCAGCCGATGACCTCCATCGGGTATGAGCTGATTGTTATTTCAGCCTGTGTGCTGGGGGGGGTGTCGCTAAAAGGCGGGATCGGTAAAATTTCCTATGTGGTCGCTGGCGTGCTGATTTTAGGTACGGTGGAGAACGCGATGAACCTGCTCAATATCTCGCCGTTCTCTCAGTATGTGGTGCGCGGTCTGATTCTGCTGGCGGCGGTTATCTTCGACCGCTATAAACAGCTGGCGAAGAAAACGGTATAA
- a CDS encoding YdgA family protein, which produces MKKSLVAVGVIVALGAIWTGASWYTGKQLAQQIDGFTDTLNTQLKQAYPNAGLKVVYRDYQGGVFSSTLAYVLQSDGTAKGTQILAPGEELVFNETVSHGPFPLAQLKKFNLAPAMGSVHTELANTPAVKAWFELTKDKPFFTAETRVAYSGDTQSLVTLAPIDHQTPEQKFSFSGADILLDIGHDLRSSKLDTTIGSVKMERKNTWGQTENVDITDFSIKAINQKGKFDLDLGDGALSLKTMTFIVEGGEPVTLNDLSLQSNATEDDKNLAGKMAVTLGSLIIGDRNLGSGNVNISISQLDGEGTKQFLTAYQEKVQKLLQDPSTIDPDAYQHDVAMFALQYLPQLLKGNPSIAISPISWKNSKGEGTFTLALDLTDPLQSTDKAADATVSDEEKIIRQSVKKLDAKLNVPLDMLTELMVQSSPKTANAEEQKQLEDMAKQQVNMMAEIGQGNQLSVTKDNAITSSLHYADGQIDFNGNKISLADFIAPYFSVPTEEDEESLPGAQEESVTPPAQ; this is translated from the coding sequence ATGAAGAAATCGTTAGTCGCCGTAGGTGTGATTGTTGCTCTGGGTGCCATCTGGACCGGTGCATCCTGGTACACCGGCAAGCAGTTAGCTCAGCAGATTGATGGTTTTACCGATACGTTGAATACTCAACTTAAGCAAGCCTACCCCAACGCAGGGTTGAAAGTCGTTTATCGCGACTATCAGGGCGGCGTATTCAGCAGCACGCTAGCCTATGTATTACAGAGTGATGGCACAGCAAAAGGTACACAAATCCTTGCGCCCGGTGAAGAACTGGTCTTCAACGAAACCGTCTCTCATGGGCCGTTCCCATTGGCACAGCTCAAGAAATTCAATCTTGCACCGGCGATGGGCTCTGTCCATACCGAGTTGGCTAATACACCAGCCGTCAAAGCCTGGTTTGAACTGACTAAAGATAAGCCATTCTTTACGGCCGAAACCCGCGTCGCCTACAGCGGTGATACACAGTCACTCGTTACGCTGGCACCCATCGACCATCAAACGCCAGAACAGAAATTTTCCTTCAGCGGTGCAGATATCTTGCTGGATATCGGGCACGACCTGCGCAGCAGCAAGCTAGATACCACCATCGGCAGCGTGAAGATGGAAAGGAAAAATACCTGGGGTCAGACAGAAAATGTCGATATCACCGATTTCTCCATCAAAGCGATCAATCAAAAAGGTAAATTCGATCTTGATTTAGGTGATGGTGCCCTCTCTCTTAAAACGATGACGTTTATTGTAGAAGGTGGCGAACCCGTTACACTCAACGACCTCTCTTTGCAAAGCAACGCGACGGAAGATGACAAGAATCTGGCAGGCAAGATGGCAGTGACGCTGGGATCGTTGATCATCGGCGATCGCAATCTGGGTTCGGGTAACGTAAACATATCTATTTCACAGCTTGATGGCGAAGGCACTAAGCAATTCCTCACCGCCTATCAGGAAAAAGTTCAAAAACTGTTACAAGACCCGAGCACGATAGACCCCGATGCTTATCAGCACGACGTTGCCATGTTCGCTCTGCAATATCTGCCACAGTTGCTGAAAGGCAACCCAAGTATTGCCATCTCGCCGATCAGTTGGAAAAACAGTAAAGGCGAAGGAACGTTCACACTGGCGCTGGATTTAACCGATCCGTTGCAGAGTACAGATAAAGCGGCTGACGCCACGGTATCTGACGAAGAAAAAATTATTCGTCAGTCGGTCAAAAAACTCGATGCGAAACTCAACGTACCGTTGGATATGCTGACGGAGTTAATGGTACAGAGCAGCCCTAAAACGGCCAATGCGGAAGAGCAAAAGCAGTTGGAGGATATGGCGAAACAACAGGTTAATATGATGGCCGAGATCGGTCAGGGAAATCAGTTGAGCGTCACCAAAGACAATGCGATTACCAGCTCACTGCACTACGCGGATGGTCAAATTGACTTCAATGGCAACAAAATATCGTTAGCCGATTTTATCGCGCCTTATTTCTCCGTTCCCACGGAAGAAGATGAAGAGTCTCTGCCCGGGGCACAAGAAGAATCCGTTACGCCACCCGCGCAATAA
- a CDS encoding bile acid:sodium symporter family protein, producing the protein MGWLQRLRIDKFLLVLILVVVTASILPAHGIAKVFFENLTTAAIALLFFMHGAKLSREAISAGMGHWRLHLVVFASTFILFPLLGMGMSLLSPIVLTPTLYLGFLYLCALPATVQSAIAYTSMAGGNVAAAICSASASSILGVFLSPILVGLLMQTQGGETDTLHAIGSIIMQLMVPFVIGHLSRPLIAKWVERHRKLINITDRSSILLVVYVAFSEAVVEGIWGQINGWSLLAVVGCSMVLLTIVLVVNTLAARKLGFNTADEITIVFCGSKKSLANGIPMANVLFPAATVGAMVLPLMIFHQIQLMVCAALAQRYAKRISKEQDTPRQ; encoded by the coding sequence ATGGGGTGGTTACAACGGTTACGTATTGATAAGTTTTTATTGGTTCTGATTCTGGTCGTGGTGACGGCGTCTATTCTTCCTGCTCACGGTATCGCGAAGGTTTTCTTTGAGAATCTGACAACCGCGGCAATTGCTCTGCTGTTCTTTATGCACGGTGCGAAGCTCTCGCGTGAAGCGATTAGCGCAGGTATGGGGCACTGGCGTTTGCACCTTGTGGTGTTTGCCAGCACGTTTATTTTATTTCCGCTGCTGGGTATGGGCATGAGTCTGCTGTCGCCGATTGTGCTGACACCAACCTTATACCTTGGTTTCCTCTATCTGTGTGCGCTACCGGCGACGGTGCAGTCGGCGATAGCCTATACCTCTATGGCGGGGGGAAATGTGGCAGCGGCCATCTGTAGTGCGTCTGCATCCAGCATTTTGGGCGTATTTCTCTCGCCGATTCTGGTTGGTTTGCTGATGCAAACGCAGGGGGGCGAAACGGATACGCTACACGCCATCGGTTCCATCATCATGCAATTGATGGTGCCTTTCGTCATTGGACACTTGTCACGTCCGCTGATTGCCAAGTGGGTCGAACGCCACCGTAAGCTGATTAATATTACTGACCGGTCATCGATTCTTTTGGTGGTCTATGTTGCCTTTAGTGAGGCGGTGGTTGAGGGCATTTGGGGACAAATCAACGGCTGGTCGCTGCTGGCTGTGGTGGGTTGTTCGATGGTACTGCTAACGATTGTGCTGGTGGTGAATACGCTGGCTGCACGCAAGTTGGGCTTTAATACCGCCGATGAAATCACCATTGTCTTCTGTGGTTCGAAAAAGAGCCTGGCAAATGGGATTCCGATGGCTAACGTACTGTTTCCTGCGGCTACTGTCGGCGCGATGGTGCTGCCGTTGATGATCTTCCATCAAATTCAATTGATGGTTTGTGCCGCACTGGCTCAGCGTTATGCCAAGCGGATAAGCAAGGAACAGGATACGCCTCGTCAGTAA
- a CDS encoding oxidoreductase — translation MSETVRVGLLGYGYASKTFHAPLIAGTAGMELVAVSSSNAEKVHADWANLRVEKDPQALFNDPDIDLIVIPTPNDTHFPLAKLALEAGKHVVVDKPFTVTLSQASDLGVIAERAGKVLSVFHNRRWDSDFLTLKQLLAAGTLGNVVYMESHFDRFRPEVRQRWREDGSEGSGIWYDLGPHLLDQALELFGLPVAIQVDMAQLRPGSKATDYFHATLIYPQRRVVLHASMLVAAASARYTVHGTRGSFVKYGLDPQEDRLKAGERPPLADWGQDKRDGVLTLSRDGITAEQTITTIPGNYPAYYAAVRDALLGKGENPVSVHQAIQVMELIELGLLSGEQKKAVTLRNN, via the coding sequence ATGAGTGAGACCGTTCGTGTTGGGCTGCTGGGCTACGGTTATGCCAGTAAGACGTTCCACGCGCCGTTAATTGCAGGGACGGCAGGGATGGAACTGGTGGCCGTATCCAGCAGTAATGCTGAAAAAGTGCATGCCGATTGGGCAAATTTACGCGTTGAGAAAGACCCGCAGGCATTGTTTAACGATCCCGATATTGACCTCATTGTTATCCCCACCCCTAATGATACGCACTTCCCGCTGGCGAAACTGGCGTTGGAAGCGGGTAAACATGTTGTTGTCGATAAACCGTTTACGGTGACGTTGTCACAAGCATCCGATCTGGGCGTGATTGCCGAGCGTGCCGGAAAAGTCCTTTCTGTGTTTCACAACCGCCGTTGGGACAGCGATTTTCTGACGTTGAAACAGCTGCTGGCGGCGGGAACGCTGGGAAATGTGGTGTACATGGAATCGCATTTCGATCGGTTTCGCCCTGAAGTTCGCCAGCGCTGGCGTGAAGATGGCAGCGAAGGCAGCGGGATCTGGTACGATCTTGGGCCGCACTTGTTGGATCAGGCGCTGGAGCTGTTTGGTTTGCCCGTGGCGATTCAGGTAGATATGGCACAACTGAGACCGGGCAGTAAGGCCACCGATTATTTCCACGCGACGCTGATTTACCCACAACGGCGGGTGGTTTTGCACGCCAGCATGCTGGTGGCAGCGGCTTCCGCACGTTATACCGTGCATGGCACGCGCGGCAGCTTTGTAAAATACGGTCTCGATCCACAAGAAGACCGTCTGAAAGCGGGTGAACGTCCGCCGCTGGCCGATTGGGGGCAGGATAAGCGTGATGGTGTGCTGACGCTGTCCCGCGATGGCATCACGGCAGAGCAAACCATCACCACGATCCCGGGTAACTACCCGGCATACTACGCGGCAGTACGCGATGCGCTGTTGGGGAAAGGCGAAAACCCTGTGAGCGTGCATCAGGCGATTCAAGTGATGGAACTGATCGAGCTGGGGTTGCTCTCCGGTGAGCAGAAAAAAGCCGTTACGCTGAGAAATAACTAG
- the araC gene encoding arabinose operon transcriptional regulator AraC: MYHRMAHDSQPNPLLPGYSFNAYLVAGLTPILAEGPLDFFIDRPDGMKGYIINLTMKGQGQVFDGDETFFCNPGDLLLFPPKSTHFYGRSPSSDCWYHRWVYFRPRAYWADWLEWHTKSSGIGRMSLPNNQLLLEFDRLFANIEQTQRSGRRFSEELGMNLLERLLLRAMEEDPQSPQKIMDPRVIEACQFITSNLAGELRIDEVARHVCLSPSRLAHLFREQVGINILRWREDQRVIRAKLLLQTTQESIANIGRVVGYDDQLYFSRVFRKRVGVSPSDFRRRSSEINYPAAKTLPVAWGERLPSSVSG, translated from the coding sequence ATGTATCACCGTATGGCGCATGACTCTCAGCCTAATCCGCTGCTGCCGGGATATTCGTTCAACGCTTACCTTGTAGCTGGTCTGACGCCGATTCTGGCAGAAGGGCCGCTCGACTTCTTTATCGATCGTCCCGATGGGATGAAAGGTTACATCATTAACCTCACCATGAAAGGACAGGGTCAGGTCTTTGATGGCGATGAGACCTTTTTCTGTAATCCCGGTGACCTGCTGCTGTTCCCGCCGAAATCGACGCATTTTTATGGCCGCTCACCAAGCAGCGACTGCTGGTATCACCGCTGGGTCTATTTTCGTCCACGCGCCTATTGGGCGGACTGGCTGGAGTGGCACACCAAAAGTAGCGGGATTGGTCGCATGAGCTTGCCGAATAACCAACTGTTACTGGAATTCGACAGACTGTTTGCCAATATCGAGCAGACGCAGCGTTCCGGGCGGCGTTTCTCGGAAGAACTGGGTATGAATCTGCTGGAACGACTGTTGCTCAGAGCGATGGAAGAAGATCCACAGAGTCCACAAAAGATTATGGATCCGCGCGTGATTGAAGCCTGCCAGTTTATTACCAGTAATCTGGCCGGAGAACTGCGTATTGACGAAGTGGCGCGGCACGTTTGCCTGTCACCGTCGCGGTTGGCACATCTGTTCCGCGAGCAGGTGGGTATTAACATTTTGCGCTGGCGCGAAGATCAGCGTGTAATTCGCGCCAAACTGTTATTGCAGACGACACAGGAATCCATCGCCAATATTGGTCGCGTGGTGGGGTATGACGATCAGCTGTATTTCTCACGTGTGTTCCGTAAGCGGGTCGGCGTGAGCCCCAGCGACTTTCGCCGCCGCAGCAGCGAAATTAACTATCCGGCAGCCAAAACGCTGCCCGTGGCGTGGGGAGAGCGGCTGCCAAGCTCCGTGAGCGGTTAA
- a CDS encoding arsenic resistance protein, with product MSALKPLMEAHQAAIYFFAVIAAVATAMVIPETEQLDVMINPALALMLFVTFLQVPLTTIRKSITQIRFIGALLVANFIVIPLLVAALLPFLPAEPLIKLGIILVLLAPCIDYVVTFAHLGRADAARLLAATPMLLILQMLALPFYLTLFLGHGAAELIVFAPFIDAFIWLIAVPLVLAALLQWLAARQRTVAVFSDALGYLPVPATALVLFIVVATVMPQLRTTWEVILRAVPFYLLFALLAPLLGWFTSRVFRLDSSGGRAIAFSASTRNSLVILPLALAIPDALPLLPAVIVSQTLVELLSELIYIRVIPRLNAPEIEQKN from the coding sequence ATGTCCGCGCTGAAACCGCTTATGGAAGCCCATCAGGCCGCGATCTACTTTTTTGCTGTCATAGCCGCAGTGGCCACAGCCATGGTTATACCGGAAACAGAGCAACTGGATGTCATGATTAATCCGGCGCTGGCACTGATGCTGTTTGTTACGTTCCTGCAAGTTCCGCTGACTACAATCCGAAAAAGCATCACTCAGATTAGGTTCATCGGCGCATTGCTCGTTGCCAACTTCATCGTGATCCCCTTGCTGGTCGCGGCGCTACTGCCCTTTCTTCCTGCCGAACCGTTGATCAAACTGGGTATCATATTGGTGTTACTTGCGCCGTGTATTGACTACGTGGTGACATTCGCGCATCTGGGGCGTGCCGATGCGGCTCGCCTGTTGGCCGCAACGCCCATGCTGTTGATACTACAAATGCTGGCGTTGCCCTTTTATCTGACGTTATTTCTCGGCCATGGTGCCGCTGAGCTTATCGTTTTCGCGCCCTTTATCGACGCATTTATCTGGCTGATTGCCGTGCCTTTAGTGCTGGCTGCCCTTCTGCAATGGCTAGCGGCGCGGCAGCGCACAGTGGCAGTATTTTCGGATGCGTTGGGTTATCTGCCCGTTCCCGCTACCGCTCTGGTGCTGTTTATTGTGGTGGCGACAGTCATGCCCCAGTTGCGCACCACCTGGGAGGTGATTTTACGCGCCGTACCGTTTTATCTGCTTTTCGCGCTTTTGGCACCGTTACTCGGCTGGTTCACGAGCCGCGTGTTCCGGTTGGACTCCTCTGGCGGACGAGCTATAGCCTTTAGCGCCAGCACACGTAATTCTTTGGTTATTCTGCCACTGGCGTTGGCGATACCGGACGCGTTACCGCTACTTCCGGCGGTGATCGTCAGCCAAACCTTAGTTGAGCTACTCAGCGAGCTTATATATATTCGGGTTATCCCCAGGTTGAATGCGCCAGAAATAGAGCAAAAAAACTAA
- the manA gene encoding mannose-6-phosphate isomerase — translation MQKMLNCVQHYAWGSKKALTELYRIDNPNDLPMAELWMGAHPKSSSAIIDEKGNTRSLRDVIAEDAITHLGATVTQRFGELPFLFKVLCAEQPLSIQVHPSKSAAEQGFEKENAAGIALDAAERNYKDANHKPELVYALTPFQAMNGFRELSEIVHLLEPIASAHPSIVAFLQQPDAKNLAMLFTNLLSMEGEQKSRALGVLKAALNSQNGEPWETIRAITHYYSDDSGLFSPLLLNVITLQPGEAMFLFAQTPHAYLKGVALEVMANSDNVLRAGLTPKYIDIPELLENVVFEAKPANQLLTTPHRRGNELRFPIPVDDFAFSLHELSQNPQTLGQNSAAIVFCVDGHAVLQKNEQRLSLRPGESCFISASESPITVEGQGRLARVFNR, via the coding sequence ATGCAAAAAATGCTCAATTGCGTCCAGCACTACGCCTGGGGCAGCAAAAAAGCCTTAACTGAGCTTTATCGTATTGATAACCCTAATGATTTACCAATGGCAGAACTGTGGATGGGTGCGCATCCCAAAAGTAGTTCAGCAATTATTGATGAAAAAGGCAACACTCGCAGCCTACGAGACGTCATTGCCGAAGATGCCATAACCCACCTTGGCGCAACGGTTACGCAACGTTTTGGTGAGTTGCCCTTTCTGTTTAAGGTGTTATGCGCAGAGCAACCGCTTTCCATTCAGGTTCATCCCAGTAAATCAGCGGCAGAACAAGGCTTTGAGAAAGAGAATGCGGCCGGTATCGCGCTGGATGCGGCCGAAAGGAACTATAAAGATGCCAATCACAAACCAGAATTGGTCTACGCGTTAACGCCTTTTCAGGCGATGAACGGGTTTCGAGAATTATCTGAAATTGTTCATCTGCTGGAACCAATAGCCAGTGCACATCCCTCAATTGTCGCGTTTTTACAACAACCCGACGCAAAAAACCTCGCCATGTTGTTCACCAACCTGCTTAGTATGGAAGGCGAACAAAAATCACGTGCACTCGGCGTATTGAAAGCCGCACTAAACAGCCAAAACGGCGAGCCTTGGGAGACAATTCGTGCGATTACCCACTATTATTCCGATGATAGCGGGTTGTTTTCCCCGCTGTTGCTGAACGTGATTACACTTCAACCCGGTGAAGCCATGTTCCTGTTTGCTCAAACGCCACATGCCTATTTAAAAGGCGTGGCATTAGAAGTCATGGCAAACTCGGATAATGTGCTGCGTGCAGGGTTAACACCGAAATACATTGATATTCCAGAGCTGCTGGAAAATGTCGTGTTTGAAGCCAAACCCGCAAACCAGTTACTGACGACGCCACACCGTAGGGGTAATGAACTACGTTTTCCTATCCCGGTTGATGATTTTGCTTTTTCACTGCATGAATTGAGTCAGAATCCACAAACGCTCGGCCAAAACAGCGCTGCTATTGTATTTTGCGTTGACGGTCATGCCGTCCTGCAAAAAAATGAGCAGCGACTTTCGCTACGCCCGGGAGAGTCCTGCTTTATTTCCGCCAGTGAGTCACCGATAACGGTTGAGGGACAAGGGCGTCTCGCTCGCGTATTTAACCGATAA
- the fumC gene encoding class II fumarate hydratase, with protein MSTTRSEKDSMGPIDVPADRLWGAQTQRSLEHFRISEEKMPQALIYALAQTKRAAARVNMDLTLLPADRGNAIIQAADEVLAGKHAGEFPLAIWQTGSGTQSNMNMNEVLANRASELLGGARGNNRLVHPNDDVNKSQSSNDVFPTAMHVAAVVAINEHLIPELKALHATLASKAEQFKNIVKIGRTHLQDATPLTLGQEISGWAAMLQHNLKHIENSVPHICELALGGTAVGTGLNTHPEYAVRVAAELAKLTGQPFVTSPNKFEALATCDALVHGHGALKGLAASLMKIANDVRWLASGPRCGIGELSIPENEPGSSIMPGKVNPTQCEALTMLCCQVMGNDVAVNIGGASGNFELNVYRPMVIHNFLQSIRLLADGMKSFDEHCAVGIEPNHDRITQLLNESLMLVTALNTHIGYDKAADIAKKAHKEGLTLKAAALKLNYLTEVQFDEWVRPEEMVGSLKK; from the coding sequence ATGAGCACGACGCGTAGTGAAAAAGACTCAATGGGGCCAATTGATGTTCCTGCTGATCGTTTATGGGGAGCTCAAACGCAACGGTCACTGGAGCATTTCCGTATTTCAGAAGAGAAAATGCCACAAGCGCTGATTTATGCACTCGCGCAAACCAAGCGTGCAGCGGCACGCGTTAACATGGATCTCACGCTGCTACCTGCCGATCGCGGGAATGCGATTATTCAGGCAGCGGATGAGGTGTTGGCAGGCAAACACGCGGGAGAATTCCCGTTAGCGATCTGGCAGACGGGGTCCGGCACGCAAAGTAATATGAATATGAATGAAGTGTTGGCTAACCGTGCTAGTGAGCTACTAGGGGGAGCGCGGGGCAACAATCGGCTGGTTCATCCAAACGATGATGTTAACAAAAGTCAGAGTTCTAACGATGTGTTCCCAACGGCGATGCATGTTGCGGCCGTTGTTGCGATCAACGAACATCTGATACCAGAGTTGAAAGCCCTGCACGCCACGCTGGCGTCAAAGGCGGAACAGTTCAAAAATATCGTTAAAATCGGCCGTACGCATTTACAGGATGCGACGCCGCTGACGCTGGGACAGGAAATCTCTGGTTGGGCCGCGATGTTGCAGCATAACCTGAAGCATATCGAAAACAGCGTGCCGCATATTTGCGAGCTGGCACTGGGCGGTACGGCGGTTGGAACGGGGCTAAACACGCATCCTGAATACGCAGTGCGCGTGGCGGCGGAACTGGCGAAACTCACTGGCCAGCCGTTTGTAACGTCACCGAATAAGTTCGAAGCTCTGGCGACCTGTGATGCGCTGGTGCATGGGCATGGTGCTTTGAAGGGGCTGGCCGCATCGTTAATGAAGATTGCCAACGATGTGCGCTGGCTGGCATCAGGTCCGCGCTGTGGTATCGGCGAGCTGAGCATTCCTGAAAACGAACCGGGCAGTTCCATCATGCCAGGCAAGGTCAATCCGACCCAGTGTGAAGCGCTGACAATGCTGTGTTGCCAGGTGATGGGCAATGATGTCGCGGTGAATATCGGCGGCGCGTCTGGTAATTTTGAGTTGAATGTCTACCGCCCTATGGTGATTCATAATTTCCTGCAATCGATCCGCCTGCTGGCTGACGGTATGAAGAGCTTTGATGAGCACTGTGCTGTGGGGATTGAGCCTAATCACGATCGCATCACCCAACTGTTGAATGAATCGCTGATGCTGGTGACTGCGCTGAACACGCATATTGGCTATGACAAAGCGGCAGACATTGCCAAAAAAGCGCACAAAGAAGGGCTGACGTTGAAAGCGGCGGCGCTCAAACTGAACTATCTCACTGAAGTGCAGTTCGATGAATGGGTCCGACCAGAAGAGATGGTCGGTAGCCTGAAAAAATAA
- the add gene encoding adenosine deaminase — protein sequence MIDSLLPLTDIHRHLDGNIRAQSILELGRQFNIALPANDLEALRPHVQITKNEPDLLSFLQKLDWGVAVLGSLDACRRIAYENVEDAMKAGLDYAELRFSPYYMAMNHKLPIAGVVEAVIDGITAGSRDFDTDIRLIGIMSRTFGTEACQQELDALLSQRDRIVALDLAGDELGHPGAQFTYHFQQARDAGWHITVHAGEAAGPESIWQAINQLGAERIGHGVTAIIDPRLMTHMAEHGIGIESCLTSNIQTSTVESLDKHPLIHFLRYGIPATINTDDPAVQGIEIRHEYDVAAPLAGLTAVETRKAQENGLNIAFISEQEKQLLREKVLRKRAAVQ from the coding sequence ATGATTGATTCACTCCTGCCATTGACGGATATCCACCGCCATCTGGATGGTAATATCCGCGCCCAGAGTATTCTGGAGCTTGGACGTCAGTTCAATATTGCGTTACCTGCCAACGATCTTGAGGCTCTCCGCCCTCATGTTCAGATCACTAAAAACGAGCCTGACTTACTGAGTTTTTTACAAAAACTCGACTGGGGCGTGGCCGTGCTCGGGTCGTTAGACGCCTGTCGCCGTATCGCCTATGAGAACGTTGAAGATGCGATGAAAGCCGGGCTGGACTACGCCGAACTGCGTTTTTCTCCTTACTATATGGCGATGAATCATAAACTACCGATTGCTGGCGTTGTTGAAGCGGTGATCGACGGTATTACGGCAGGTAGTCGTGATTTCGATACCGACATTCGCCTGATTGGCATCATGAGCCGAACATTCGGCACGGAGGCGTGTCAGCAAGAACTGGATGCCCTATTGTCCCAACGAGATCGTATCGTTGCGCTCGATTTGGCGGGTGATGAACTGGGACATCCTGGCGCACAGTTTACTTATCATTTCCAACAAGCTCGCGATGCGGGCTGGCACATCACCGTTCACGCGGGTGAAGCCGCCGGGCCAGAAAGTATTTGGCAGGCGATTAACCAGTTGGGCGCTGAGCGTATCGGACATGGCGTTACCGCAATTATCGATCCTCGTCTGATGACGCACATGGCAGAGCATGGAATTGGCATTGAATCCTGTCTGACATCCAACATCCAAACCAGTACGGTGGAATCACTGGATAAGCATCCGCTGATCCACTTCCTGCGTTACGGCATTCCAGCCACGATCAACACCGATGACCCTGCGGTTCAAGGTATTGAGATTCGCCATGAATATGACGTCGCCGCCCCCCTTGCTGGCCTGACGGCAGTCGAAACCCGTAAAGCGCAGGAGAATGGCCTGAATATTGCGTTTATTAGCGAGCAAGAAAAGCAACTGTTGCGCGAAAAGGTGTTGCGCAAACGCGCCGCCGTGCAGTAA